The following are from one region of the Aequoribacter fuscus genome:
- a CDS encoding DUF6691 family protein: MRPIALLQVFIAGGLFGLGLTYATMVQPEVVLSFLNFNDFGLLLVLGCATGLTFVVYQLIPKIRKAPLFAAKFSSRPANARSRTLLGALVFGIGWGLSGVCPGPAIASVGAGNWPVLYALGGMFVGAYLQGRFFSAK; the protein is encoded by the coding sequence ATGAGACCAATAGCTTTACTTCAAGTCTTTATTGCGGGCGGTTTGTTCGGTTTGGGCTTGACCTACGCCACGATGGTTCAGCCAGAAGTTGTACTGAGCTTTTTAAACTTTAACGACTTTGGTTTGCTGTTGGTGCTCGGCTGCGCCACGGGTCTAACCTTTGTGGTCTACCAGTTGATCCCTAAAATTCGCAAAGCACCGCTGTTCGCGGCGAAGTTTAGTTCGCGTCCCGCAAATGCACGCTCGCGCACACTCTTGGGTGCTTTGGTGTTTGGCATTGGCTGGGGCTTGTCAGGTGTTTGCCCAGGGCCAGCCATCGCGAGCGTTGGTGCTGGTAACTGGCCGGTCTTGTATGCATTGGGCGGTATGTTTGTCGGTGCTTATTTACAGGGCAGATTTTTCTCGGCCAAATAA
- a CDS encoding hydrogen peroxide-inducible genes activator yields the protein MSRQPTLKQLRYLLAVADAGHFGQAAKACFVSQSTLSAGVSELEDLLGVVLLERTSRTVLLTDIGQEVVRRARATLLDIEDMIAVCDASQKPFTGRLRMGVIPTIAPFVLPSLMKRLREEHPDFKLLVKEDLSGHLVEALNKGDLDVLLLALPFDSENVDTEVLYEDKFWFACAHSHSLHQRDSMLPDDLRGQDLLLLEDGHCLRDHVLEACNLELKDVSLPFQATSLNTIVQMVASGIGVTLLPDMAVHGSLLAGVDISLKPFAAEAISRNIGLMWRKKSPRALDYRALGEIVAATR from the coding sequence ATGAGTAGACAGCCCACCCTCAAACAACTGCGCTACCTCCTAGCGGTAGCGGACGCTGGACATTTCGGACAAGCCGCTAAAGCCTGCTTTGTGTCGCAATCCACCCTGAGTGCCGGCGTCTCTGAACTCGAAGATCTATTAGGCGTGGTTTTATTAGAAAGAACAAGCCGAACTGTCCTATTAACTGATATCGGTCAAGAAGTGGTACGACGCGCTCGCGCTACCTTGCTGGATATCGAGGATATGATCGCCGTTTGTGACGCCTCGCAAAAGCCTTTTACGGGCCGCTTGCGCATGGGCGTGATACCCACTATCGCGCCATTTGTTCTGCCGTCTTTAATGAAACGACTGCGTGAAGAACATCCAGACTTTAAACTGTTGGTGAAAGAGGATTTAAGTGGGCACTTGGTCGAGGCGTTGAATAAGGGCGATCTCGATGTACTGCTGCTGGCGTTGCCGTTTGATTCGGAAAACGTCGACACAGAAGTCTTGTATGAGGACAAGTTTTGGTTCGCCTGTGCCCATAGCCACTCATTACATCAACGCGACAGCATGCTGCCCGACGATCTGCGAGGCCAAGATCTGTTGTTGCTTGAGGACGGTCACTGCTTGCGAGATCATGTGTTGGAGGCCTGTAACCTTGAACTGAAAGACGTATCATTGCCGTTTCAAGCCACCAGTTTAAATACCATTGTGCAAATGGTGGCGAGCGGGATAGGCGTTACCTTACTCCCAGATATGGCGGTTCATGGCTCTTTGCTGGCGGGGGTTGATATCAGTCTCAAACCGTTTGCCGCTGAGGCGATTTCTCGGAATATTGGTTTAATGTGGCGTAAGAAAAGCCCGCGAGCATTGGATTACCGGGCTTTGGGGGAGATTGTGGCGGCCACTCGTTAA
- a CDS encoding Lrp/AsnC ligand binding domain-containing protein translates to MRRLHEINKIDRNILRVLQRDARMTFAELARRVGLSTTPCKQRVKKLERDGVIRGYQAILNPDSLGAGLVVFVQIRLNRTAQDVFEDFKRAALELPEVQECYLVSGNFDYLIKARVADMAAYRALLGDTLLALPGVQESTSYVVMEQVKESLALVVPY, encoded by the coding sequence ATGCGTCGATTGCACGAAATTAATAAGATTGACCGCAATATCCTGCGAGTCCTGCAGCGCGATGCACGCATGACATTCGCAGAGCTCGCGAGGCGGGTTGGTTTATCAACCACGCCATGCAAGCAAAGGGTTAAAAAACTCGAGCGCGATGGCGTTATTCGTGGGTATCAGGCCATACTGAATCCTGATTCACTGGGCGCAGGTTTGGTCGTGTTCGTGCAAATTCGCTTGAATCGAACGGCTCAAGATGTCTTTGAGGATTTTAAGAGGGCAGCTTTGGAGTTGCCCGAGGTCCAAGAATGTTATTTGGTCTCTGGCAATTTTGACTATTTGATCAAAGCGCGTGTCGCAGATATGGCGGCGTATCGCGCCTTGCTGGGTGACACCTTGCTCGCATTGCCGGGCGTGCAAGAGTCCACCAGCTATGTGGTCATGGAACAGGTCAAAGAGTCCTTGGCCCTAGTGGTGCCGTATTGA
- a CDS encoding M3 family metallopeptidase — MKTSILAVSVLSAALLAGCNTDTNNEAQAPAMASDNPFLTPSTLYMQYPPFDRIENEHYKPAMEIGMKEHIAEIEAIASNPEAPTFENTILALEDAGDTLARVSRVFYSLASAHTNDDIEAIRAEMAPVMSAHSDAILLNGDLFARIKTVYEQRNDLGLESEAVRLIEENYKDFVLSGATLDDEAKEKLKAINARLAKLGTDFSQNVRNEVNAKAIVVDSAEELDGLSANQIAAAKKAAEARDMPEKWVLPLLNTSGQPALSSLTNRELRQRIHQTSLGRGSDGGEFDNTAIIAEVMKLRAEAAQLLGFENHADYRLQTQTAGSVEAVNERLASLAPPAVANAKREAADIQAMIDAEGGNFEVASWDWDYYTEKVRAAKYSFDESQLKPYFEMNNVLTKGVFYAAEQVFGITFKERTDLPVYQEDVRVWEVFNADGSTLALFIQDFYARESKRGGAWMNAYVSQSHHDGTQPVVANHLNISKPADGEPTLLTWDEVTTMFHEFGHALHGMFSNVQYRSLSGTSVPRDFVEYPSMVNEMWAVWPEVLKNYAVHYETGERMDPALLDKLLSTGQFNQGFATTEYLAASLLDQAWHQLTPEEVPAASDVMAFEANALADAGVDFAPVPPRYRTAYFSHIMGGYSAGYYSYIWSEVLDADTVEWFKENGGMLRENGDHFRDTLLSRGGSAEAMSLFQNFRGRTPDITPLLKRRGLMVEEK; from the coding sequence ATGAAAACTTCTATTTTGGCCGTCTCCGTGCTCAGCGCAGCACTATTAGCCGGCTGCAATACCGACACGAACAACGAGGCACAGGCACCCGCTATGGCATCAGACAACCCGTTTTTAACGCCTAGTACGCTCTACATGCAGTATCCACCCTTCGATAGAATCGAGAACGAGCACTACAAACCCGCCATGGAAATCGGCATGAAGGAACATATCGCCGAAATCGAAGCCATTGCCTCAAATCCAGAGGCCCCCACCTTCGAGAACACCATCTTGGCGCTGGAAGACGCGGGCGACACCTTGGCTAGAGTCTCTCGAGTGTTTTACTCCTTAGCCTCGGCGCACACAAACGATGACATCGAAGCAATTCGCGCCGAAATGGCGCCGGTGATGTCTGCGCACAGCGATGCTATTTTATTGAATGGCGATTTGTTCGCGCGAATCAAAACCGTATACGAACAGCGTAATGACCTGGGTCTTGAGTCCGAGGCTGTGCGCTTGATCGAGGAAAACTACAAAGACTTCGTGCTTTCAGGCGCGACACTTGATGATGAGGCAAAAGAAAAACTCAAGGCCATTAATGCGCGTCTTGCCAAGCTTGGCACCGATTTTAGTCAAAATGTTCGCAATGAAGTCAACGCCAAGGCCATTGTCGTGGACTCTGCAGAAGAACTGGATGGCCTAAGCGCCAACCAAATAGCAGCAGCCAAGAAAGCAGCCGAAGCGCGTGACATGCCTGAAAAATGGGTACTTCCTTTACTGAACACCAGCGGTCAGCCTGCCCTTTCGAGCCTGACGAATCGCGAGTTGCGCCAGCGCATCCATCAAACATCACTGGGTCGCGGTTCTGACGGCGGGGAATTTGATAACACCGCCATCATTGCAGAAGTCATGAAGTTACGTGCAGAGGCAGCCCAGCTGTTGGGTTTTGAAAACCATGCAGACTATCGTCTACAAACCCAAACGGCGGGCTCGGTCGAAGCCGTTAACGAACGCTTGGCAAGTTTGGCCCCACCGGCCGTTGCCAACGCCAAGCGTGAGGCGGCTGATATTCAAGCCATGATCGACGCGGAAGGCGGCAATTTTGAAGTCGCATCGTGGGACTGGGATTACTACACCGAGAAAGTCCGCGCCGCCAAATATAGCTTTGATGAGTCACAGCTCAAGCCCTACTTTGAAATGAACAATGTTCTGACCAAAGGCGTCTTCTATGCCGCTGAGCAAGTATTTGGCATCACCTTTAAAGAGCGCACTGACCTACCGGTCTACCAAGAGGATGTGCGTGTTTGGGAAGTATTTAATGCCGATGGTTCAACGCTTGCTCTGTTTATTCAAGACTTTTACGCACGAGAATCAAAACGCGGAGGTGCCTGGATGAATGCCTATGTGTCACAGTCGCATCACGATGGCACTCAACCCGTAGTGGCCAATCACCTCAACATTTCCAAACCTGCAGACGGCGAACCGACGCTGCTAACCTGGGATGAAGTGACCACCATGTTCCACGAATTCGGCCACGCGTTGCACGGCATGTTTTCCAACGTCCAGTATCGCTCGCTTTCAGGCACATCTGTGCCGCGTGACTTCGTAGAATACCCCTCCATGGTCAACGAAATGTGGGCCGTTTGGCCCGAGGTCCTGAAGAACTACGCGGTGCATTATGAGACCGGCGAGCGTATGGATCCGGCTTTACTTGATAAGTTGCTGAGCACCGGGCAATTCAATCAAGGCTTTGCGACCACTGAGTATCTTGCGGCATCGTTACTTGATCAGGCCTGGCACCAGCTGACCCCCGAAGAGGTACCAGCGGCCTCAGACGTTATGGCCTTTGAAGCAAACGCGTTGGCAGATGCTGGCGTCGACTTCGCGCCCGTTCCGCCTCGTTATCGTACGGCTTACTTCTCACACATCATGGGCGGCTACTCGGCCGGCTATTATTCTTACATCTGGAGCGAAGTGTTAGATGCCGATACGGTCGAGTGGTTTAAAGAAAACGGCGGTATGCTGCGCGAAAATGGCGACCACTTCCGCGACACGCTGTTATCTCGCGGCGGATCGGCTGAAGCAATGTCCCTATTTCAAAACTTCCGGGGGCGCACACCAGACATCACACCGCTGCTGAAACGACGCGGTTTGATGGTCGAAGAGAAATAA
- a CDS encoding AI-2E family transporter: protein MQKVIEIRSFIAALIAVSIAFTYLMLPFFSVILWACIIALLFHPLHAKLLDRYPRHENIAALVTLLACVLIAVTPALFLASSFIKQGTAIYQQLESGQLKPALWIDQIRQAFPVIDELLRTLGFDVAEVKQQLGSLSVEAGKVMASNALLIGQNTLGWLVSLGLMLYLTFFMLRDGARLIPILIRALPLGDERERLLMQKFAEVTRATIKGSLVVAMAQGSLGGLIFWLLDLPGPVLWGVVMTVLSLIPVVGASLIWLPVGLYLLATGNTSDGIILIAFGAIVIGLVDNILRPILVGRDTKLPDYLVLLSTLGGFTMFGMTGFVLGPLIAVLFITFWEIFSREFNVILDGDAMHDDKSADDRDVSSPPL from the coding sequence ATGCAAAAAGTTATCGAGATACGATCGTTCATCGCAGCGCTCATTGCCGTGAGTATCGCTTTTACCTACCTGATGCTGCCTTTTTTTAGCGTGATCCTATGGGCCTGTATTATCGCGCTTTTATTTCACCCCCTGCACGCAAAATTACTAGACCGATACCCGCGCCATGAAAACATCGCCGCCCTCGTGACGTTATTGGCATGCGTGCTCATTGCTGTAACACCCGCCTTATTTTTAGCGTCTTCGTTTATTAAGCAAGGCACCGCGATCTATCAACAACTGGAGTCTGGACAACTTAAGCCAGCACTTTGGATTGACCAAATACGCCAAGCTTTCCCGGTTATTGATGAACTTTTACGAACCTTAGGTTTCGATGTCGCAGAAGTTAAGCAGCAACTTGGCTCACTGTCGGTCGAAGCCGGCAAAGTCATGGCGAGCAATGCCTTGCTAATCGGGCAAAACACCTTGGGATGGCTGGTTAGCTTGGGGTTGATGCTGTATCTCACGTTTTTTATGCTACGCGATGGCGCTAGACTCATTCCCATTTTGATCCGCGCACTGCCACTGGGCGATGAGCGTGAGCGCCTGCTCATGCAAAAGTTCGCGGAAGTCACCCGAGCGACTATCAAAGGCAGTTTAGTTGTAGCAATGGCGCAAGGCTCACTAGGAGGCCTCATATTTTGGCTGCTCGACCTACCGGGCCCCGTATTGTGGGGCGTTGTAATGACGGTGCTGTCGCTAATTCCGGTGGTTGGCGCAAGCCTGATTTGGCTCCCTGTTGGCCTGTATTTGTTAGCAACCGGTAACACCTCTGACGGCATTATCTTGATCGCCTTTGGCGCCATTGTGATTGGCTTAGTCGATAATATTTTGCGCCCAATCTTGGTAGGCCGAGATACCAAATTACCGGATTATTTAGTCTTATTATCCACTTTGGGCGGATTCACAATGTTCGGCATGACAGGCTTCGTGCTTGGTCCGTTAATTGCCGTGCTGTTCATCACCTTTTGGGAAATTTTTAGTCGCGAGTTCAACGTTATACTCGACGGCGATGCAATGCACGACGATAAAAGCGCTGACGACCGAGATGTCAGTTCACCGCCACTTTAG
- a CDS encoding Tex family protein, with product MISLSRRIADELGVAEKQVTATIELLDEGATVPFIARYRKEVTGSLDDTQLRQLSERLVYLRELEDRRDTILKSIEEQGKLTETLKKEILDAETKTRLEDLYLPYKPKRRTKGQIAIEAGIEPLADALLGNRHLDPAAEAEAYLNAEAGIADAKAVLDGAKYILMERFAQEADLLAKLRSYLADNGTLLATVMAGKESEGEKFRDYFEHKEPWSKVPSHRALAMFRGRREGILSVKVDVEVPDGERHPCESMIAQFFDLRDEGQPADAWLQETVRWTWRIKLQFHLETELLADLRERAEAAAIEVFAANLQDLLLAAPAGQRATIALDPGLRTGVKVAVIDSTGKVVDHGAIYPHAPKNQWDASIAQLAKLAKQYSAELIAIGNGTASRETDKLAADVIKLHPELGLQKVMVNEAGASVYSASAEAAAEMPDLDVTIRGAVSIGRRLQDPLAELVKIDPKSIGVGQYQHDVSQIQLAKSLDVVIEDCVNSVGVELNTASAPLLKRVSGLNQTIADNIVAFRDQHGAFKDRASLKSVPRLGEKTFEQAAGFLRVHGGAYPLDSSAVHPEAYSIVEAMAADLKLSVADLVGNKSAISKIDLERYVSEQFGLPTLQDIVRELEKPGRDPRPEFATASFKEGVEKISDLESGMVLEGTVTNVTNFGAFVDVGVHQDGLVHISALADKFVKDPRDVVKAGQVVKVKVMEVDEGRKRIGLSMRMSDEPGSSDRGAPRSARPERRESGRPKSSSGQSSAQPAAQGTMGALLQAAINKK from the coding sequence ATGATCTCACTGTCTCGGCGCATTGCTGACGAACTCGGCGTAGCCGAAAAACAAGTAACAGCCACCATTGAACTACTGGATGAAGGCGCCACGGTTCCCTTTATTGCCCGTTATCGAAAGGAGGTGACGGGTTCTTTAGATGACACACAGTTGCGTCAGTTGAGCGAGCGCCTGGTGTATTTACGCGAGCTTGAAGATCGACGCGATACGATCCTAAAAAGTATCGAAGAGCAGGGAAAGCTGACTGAAACCCTAAAAAAAGAGATCTTAGATGCCGAGACCAAAACGCGTCTCGAAGATTTGTATTTGCCCTACAAGCCCAAGCGACGCACGAAAGGCCAGATCGCCATTGAGGCGGGCATTGAGCCCTTGGCGGATGCCTTACTTGGAAATCGTCACTTGGATCCAGCAGCAGAAGCTGAAGCTTACTTAAATGCTGAGGCAGGCATTGCCGACGCCAAGGCAGTGCTGGATGGCGCTAAATACATTCTGATGGAGCGTTTCGCGCAGGAAGCCGATTTGCTTGCCAAGCTGCGGAGTTATCTGGCCGATAACGGCACCTTGCTCGCAACCGTGATGGCAGGTAAAGAGTCGGAGGGTGAGAAGTTTCGAGATTATTTCGAGCACAAAGAGCCGTGGTCAAAAGTGCCGTCGCATCGTGCCTTGGCGATGTTTCGAGGTCGCCGCGAAGGAATTCTTAGCGTCAAGGTCGACGTCGAAGTGCCAGACGGGGAGAGACACCCGTGCGAATCCATGATAGCCCAATTCTTTGACCTACGTGACGAAGGTCAGCCAGCGGATGCGTGGTTGCAGGAAACCGTGCGCTGGACCTGGCGTATTAAGCTGCAGTTCCACCTAGAAACCGAGTTGTTGGCTGATTTACGCGAGCGCGCTGAAGCCGCTGCGATTGAAGTATTCGCAGCGAACCTGCAGGATTTGTTGTTAGCCGCGCCTGCCGGTCAGCGGGCCACCATAGCCCTCGATCCTGGTTTGCGCACGGGGGTCAAAGTCGCTGTGATCGATAGTACAGGTAAGGTTGTTGATCACGGCGCAATTTATCCGCATGCCCCCAAAAATCAGTGGGACGCGTCTATCGCGCAGTTAGCCAAGTTGGCTAAGCAGTATTCGGCTGAGCTTATTGCCATTGGCAATGGTACGGCATCGAGAGAAACCGATAAGCTAGCCGCTGATGTTATTAAGCTGCACCCAGAATTGGGTTTGCAGAAGGTCATGGTAAACGAAGCGGGTGCCTCGGTGTATTCAGCTTCGGCCGAAGCGGCAGCGGAAATGCCCGATCTGGACGTCACGATACGAGGCGCGGTGTCGATTGGGCGGCGCTTGCAAGATCCCTTGGCCGAGCTTGTGAAAATTGACCCCAAATCGATTGGTGTAGGTCAGTATCAGCATGATGTGAGTCAGATTCAATTGGCGAAAAGTTTGGATGTCGTTATCGAAGACTGTGTAAACAGTGTAGGCGTTGAGCTCAACACGGCCTCGGCTCCCTTGTTGAAACGCGTGTCGGGTTTAAACCAAACCATCGCCGATAACATCGTCGCATTCAGAGATCAACACGGTGCCTTTAAAGATCGTGCGAGCTTAAAGTCGGTACCGCGTTTGGGCGAGAAAACCTTCGAGCAAGCCGCGGGTTTTTTGCGCGTTCACGGCGGGGCCTATCCTCTAGACAGCTCTGCAGTGCACCCCGAGGCCTACAGTATCGTCGAGGCCATGGCTGCTGACCTTAAGTTGAGTGTTGCAGATTTGGTTGGGAATAAATCTGCGATTTCTAAAATCGATTTAGAGCGCTATGTCAGCGAGCAATTTGGATTGCCGACGTTGCAAGATATTGTGCGCGAACTGGAAAAACCAGGCCGTGATCCACGTCCAGAATTTGCCACCGCAAGCTTTAAAGAGGGTGTTGAAAAAATCAGTGACCTTGAATCGGGTATGGTGTTGGAGGGCACAGTGACCAATGTGACCAATTTTGGCGCGTTTGTCGATGTTGGGGTGCATCAAGACGGCCTCGTCCATATCTCGGCTTTGGCGGACAAGTTCGTTAAAGACCCTCGCGACGTGGTCAAGGCGGGTCAAGTCGTCAAAGTCAAAGTGATGGAGGTCGACGAGGGACGTAAGCGTATTGGCTTAAGTATGCGAATGTCAGATGAGCCTGGTAGTTCAGACCGGGGAGCGCCGAGATCTGCGCGGCCCGAGCGTCGGGAGAGCGGCAGGCCTAAATCGTCATCCGGTCAATCCTCTGCGCAACCCGCGGCACAAGGCACGATGGGAGCTTTGCTGCAAGCCGCAATAAATAAAAAATAG
- a CDS encoding YeeE/YedE family protein, which yields MNWAELFPMGMAHYAIGGLLIGAGVSWLFVSTGLMGGASSFLTTVWTYLTNDKRFATDSNVSSRTWRNVYSLGLIAGAFIGVQLFGLPMNVTEVAPWQLAIGGLITGFGVRLSSGCTSGHGICGMALLDLDSILAVLVFLSTAIVVAHLVTMFGGVA from the coding sequence ATGAATTGGGCAGAACTATTCCCGATGGGCATGGCGCACTATGCTATCGGCGGTTTACTTATCGGTGCCGGTGTCAGCTGGCTGTTTGTCAGCACGGGTTTAATGGGAGGCGCCAGTTCGTTCTTGACGACGGTCTGGACTTATCTGACTAACGACAAACGCTTTGCTACGGACAGTAACGTATCATCGCGCACATGGCGCAACGTCTATTCTTTGGGCTTAATAGCGGGCGCGTTTATTGGCGTTCAGCTGTTCGGTTTGCCCATGAACGTTACCGAAGTCGCGCCTTGGCAGCTGGCGATTGGTGGATTGATCACTGGTTTTGGGGTGCGCTTAAGCAGCGGTTGTACCTCGGGCCACGGTATTTGCGGTATGGCTTTGCTCGATCTTGACTCGATCTTGGCTGTGCTCGTCTTTTTGTCCACAGCGATTGTGGTCGCGCATCTTGTCACGATGTTTGGAGGTGTAGCATGA
- the ald gene encoding alanine dehydrogenase yields MIIGIPKEIKTNEHRIGMTPAGVKELILNGHEVLVQKDGGASIGFFDADYSSAGARIVDTPEEIFATADMVIKVKEPQLPECKLLRPNQILFTYLHLAPDPAQADALIASGATCIAYETVTQASGGLPLLAPMSEVAGRLSITAGAHHMQMLYGGSGMLLGGVPGVEPAKVLIIGGGVVGINAAKMALGLGAQVTLVDRSIDRLRQLDDIFNGRVRTLFSTADTIEREALESQLIIGAVLIPGASAPKLISRELVGRLNPGTVMVDVAIDQGGCFETSRATTHQEPTYVIDGVIHYCVANMPGAVARTSTVALTNATLPFAVALANQGAYDALNQNPHLANGLNVNAGLITHVSVAQALGKSYTPWQESFTTGSVAA; encoded by the coding sequence ATGATTATCGGTATACCCAAAGAAATCAAAACCAACGAACACCGAATTGGCATGACACCCGCGGGCGTCAAAGAGTTGATTTTGAACGGCCATGAAGTACTCGTACAAAAAGATGGCGGTGCCTCAATCGGTTTCTTTGATGCCGATTACTCGAGTGCGGGTGCTCGGATCGTTGACACACCCGAAGAAATCTTTGCCACGGCAGATATGGTGATCAAAGTAAAAGAACCTCAATTGCCCGAATGCAAGCTATTGCGCCCAAACCAAATTCTGTTTACCTATCTACACCTAGCCCCAGATCCTGCGCAAGCAGACGCCTTAATCGCCTCAGGGGCAACCTGTATTGCCTACGAAACCGTGACCCAAGCGTCCGGTGGCCTACCCTTATTGGCCCCCATGAGCGAAGTTGCTGGCCGCTTGTCCATTACTGCAGGTGCCCACCACATGCAGATGTTATACGGCGGCTCGGGTATGTTATTGGGCGGTGTACCTGGCGTTGAGCCAGCCAAGGTACTCATTATTGGCGGCGGCGTAGTGGGTATTAATGCAGCCAAAATGGCGCTGGGCTTAGGCGCACAAGTCACCCTGGTAGACCGCTCTATTGACCGCTTACGCCAACTCGACGATATTTTTAATGGCCGCGTGCGCACGCTATTTTCCACTGCCGACACGATTGAACGCGAAGCCCTAGAAAGCCAACTCATTATCGGCGCGGTGTTAATTCCCGGCGCCTCAGCGCCGAAACTGATCAGCCGAGAATTAGTCGGTCGACTAAATCCTGGCACAGTGATGGTTGACGTCGCCATTGATCAAGGTGGCTGCTTTGAAACCAGCCGAGCGACCACGCACCAAGAACCAACCTATGTCATAGACGGCGTGATCCACTACTGCGTTGCAAACATGCCGGGCGCGGTGGCCCGAACTTCAACAGTCGCGCTGACCAATGCTACGCTACCGTTCGCAGTAGCGCTCGCCAACCAAGGCGCCTACGACGCCTTAAATCAGAACCCACATTTGGCCAATGGTTTGAACGTCAACGCCGGACTTATCACTCACGTCAGTGTTGCTCAGGCGCTAGGTAAATCATACACCCCATGGCAGGAGAGCTTCACTACTGGATCGGTAGCCGCCTAG